In the Elstera cyanobacteriorum genome, one interval contains:
- a CDS encoding carbonic anhydrase translates to MDDAVHKTAADQALPRLVRGFTEFRRDYFERDRVLYEGLSHKGQSPEVMIVACSDARVDPAIVTRTEPGDLFVIRNVAAIVPPREADRHYHGTSAALEFGVKGLGVGHIVVLGHALCGGLRHLRDRAQGAKAATETGQPQEGSGFEFLSDWVQIARPAFEAVEPLLETLPPEEARRTLEQAAVLVSLSNLLSFPWVREPVAAGTLRLHGWYFDLTTGELSAFDHASASFRPVRELPDALPADIAAVAARMIAECGSCAPTLGLTRFVQEKAKFWCETVKG, encoded by the coding sequence ATGGATGACGCAGTGCACAAAACCGCCGCCGATCAGGCGCTTCCGCGCTTGGTGAGGGGCTTCACCGAATTCCGCCGCGATTACTTTGAGCGCGACCGCGTGCTGTATGAGGGCCTAAGCCATAAGGGCCAGTCGCCGGAAGTGATGATCGTCGCCTGTTCCGATGCCCGGGTCGATCCCGCCATCGTGACGCGGACGGAACCGGGCGATCTTTTCGTGATCCGCAATGTCGCTGCTATCGTGCCGCCGCGCGAGGCTGACCGGCATTACCACGGCACGTCTGCGGCGCTGGAATTCGGCGTTAAGGGCCTCGGTGTCGGTCACATCGTCGTGCTGGGGCATGCGCTCTGCGGCGGTTTGCGCCATCTGCGCGATCGGGCGCAGGGCGCCAAAGCCGCGACGGAGACCGGCCAGCCCCAGGAAGGCAGCGGGTTCGAGTTTCTGTCGGACTGGGTGCAAATCGCCCGCCCCGCGTTTGAAGCCGTCGAACCGCTGCTGGAAACCCTACCGCCCGAAGAAGCCCGCCGCACGCTGGAACAGGCGGCTGTGCTGGTCTCGCTTTCCAACCTGCTCAGCTTTCCCTGGGTGCGCGAGCCGGTGGCGGCGGGCACCTTGCGCCTGCACGGCTGGTATTTCGATCTAACGACCGGCGAGCTTTCGGCCTTCGATCACGCCAGCGCCAGCTTCCGCCCCGTCCGCGAACTGCCAGACGCCCTGCCCGCCGACATCGCCGCCGTTGCCGCCCGCATGATCGCCGAATGCGGCTCCTGCGCGCCGACCCTCGGCCTTACGCGCTTCGTGCAGGAAAAGGCGAAGTTTTGGTGCGAGACGGTGAAGGGGTAG
- a CDS encoding Hsp70 family protein, with protein sequence MMAAGGLDFGTSNSALAIVRNGTASLLPLEPGARTIPSALFFQSEDKSIEIGSAATQAYLEGEPGRLMRSLKSALGTSLIQEETLANGRRWRFTEIIGLYLRTVKARAEAALEEEIDQLVHGRPVHFVNGDAAADAEAQRVLESIAHSVGFKDVVFQYEPIAAALAFERQIARETLILIADIGGGTSDFSIVRARPERSSTADQAGDILANGGLRLGGTDLDRLLSLAEVMPSLGYHQPLLRNGLTPPNWIYSKLATWAEIGFLYDPALTRDVVRMVGEASDAAPLNRLHRVLDQRDGHRLAASVEGAKIGLSSAPTYDLALDFLEAGFHLPLTVEALEAALADAEAALTAEVRRCIDLAGVKGQDIEAVILTGGSSLMPLVQRAIAAGVPEAKLTPFDAFGGVAAGLAWQAKLLFDA encoded by the coding sequence ATGATGGCGGCAGGCGGCCTCGACTTCGGAACCTCCAATTCGGCTTTGGCCATCGTGCGCAACGGCACCGCCAGCCTGCTGCCGCTGGAGCCTGGGGCGCGGACCATCCCCAGCGCCTTGTTCTTCCAATCGGAAGATAAGAGCATCGAGATCGGCTCCGCCGCGACGCAAGCCTATCTGGAGGGCGAGCCGGGACGGTTGATGCGCTCGCTGAAGTCGGCGCTCGGCACCAGCTTGATCCAGGAAGAGACGCTGGCCAATGGGCGGCGCTGGCGCTTTACCGAGATTATCGGCCTTTACCTGCGCACGGTGAAAGCGCGGGCGGAAGCGGCGTTGGAGGAGGAGATTGATCAACTCGTCCACGGTCGCCCGGTGCATTTCGTCAATGGCGATGCCGCCGCCGATGCCGAGGCGCAGCGAGTGCTGGAAAGCATCGCCCACAGCGTCGGTTTCAAGGATGTGGTGTTTCAATATGAACCTATCGCCGCCGCCCTGGCCTTCGAACGGCAGATTGCGCGCGAAACCCTGATCTTGATCGCCGATATCGGCGGCGGCACGTCGGATTTCTCCATCGTCCGCGCCCGCCCCGAACGCTCCTCCACCGCCGATCAGGCGGGGGATATTCTGGCGAATGGCGGTCTCAGGCTCGGTGGGACGGATTTGGACCGGCTGCTGTCGTTGGCGGAGGTCATGCCGTCGCTCGGCTATCATCAGCCGCTGCTGCGCAATGGGCTCACCCCGCCGAACTGGATCTATTCAAAGCTCGCCACTTGGGCGGAAATCGGTTTTCTCTACGATCCCGCTCTTACCCGCGATGTCGTGCGGATGGTCGGGGAGGCTAGCGACGCCGCCCCGCTCAACCGCCTGCATCGGGTGCTGGACCAGCGCGACGGCCATCGGCTGGCAGCCTCGGTCGAAGGTGCAAAAATCGGGCTGTCTAGTGCGCCGACCTATGATCTGGCGCTCGACTTCCTTGAGGCTGGCTTCCATCTGCCGCTGACGGTCGAAGCGCTGGAAGCGGCGCTGGCCGATGCCGAAGCTGCCCTAACCGCCGAAGTGCGCCGCTGTATCGATCTTGCGGGGGTAAAAGGGCAGGATATTGAAGCGGTCATCCTAACCGGCGGCTCCTCTCTCATGCCGCTGGTCCAGCGCGCCATCGCCGCTGGGGTGCCGGAAGCCAAACTGACGCCCTTCGATGCCTTCGGCGGCGTTGCGGCGGGGTTGGCCTGGCAGGCGAAGCTGTTGTTCGACGCTTAA
- a CDS encoding RelA/SpoT family protein, with amino-acid sequence MIRQYELVDLVRAYDPDVDEDILNRAYVFALKAHGAQKRANGDPYFSHPLEVAGILTGLRLDTASIVTALLHDVIEDTEVKLPDIEKAFGKEIGRLVNGVTKLTRIELQSDQTKQAENFRKFVLAMSEDIRVLLVKLADRLHNMRTLNFIPKPEKRSRIAAETLEIYAPLADRIGMQKIKDELEDLAFAQLNTEARDSIVKRLEYLRGGGQDLIQKIIAELQAKLTESGIQAKVKGREKAPYSIWRKMQHKNIAFEQLSDIIAFRVVVPSAEKCYEALGVLHALYPSVPGRFKDYISTPKPNGYRSIHTGVIGPQRQRIEVQIRTDAMDEVAEYGVAAHWHYKRQGGSDQVLEGADQGAGSIIPAPTLGSGKKSEGAQYRWLRELLDILEHASGPEEFLEHTKLEMFQDQVFCFTPKGELFQLPRGATPVDFAYAVHSQIGDTCVGAKINGRIVQLRSVLQNGDQVEIITSKGQTPSADWEDFVVTGKAKARIRRYVRIQRRAQYMTLGRTVIEKEFRHEGYAFTEKALDGVLKTLQAPTIDDLYAMVGEGLVTGREVIHTVFPGTKPSVKNPASPIVKPKRKEGGGVPLRGLIPGMAVHYARCCHPLPGDRIVGIVTTGKGVTVHTIDCVNLESFADTPERWIDVAWETDAALPEHHIGRLHMIATNEPGTIGTLGTVIGKNQGNITNLKFVTRSTDFFELLVDVEVTDVRHLTNIIAALRATPSINSVDRARG; translated from the coding sequence ATGATTCGTCAGTACGAGCTGGTCGATTTGGTCCGCGCCTATGACCCGGACGTGGACGAAGATATTCTAAACCGCGCCTATGTGTTCGCTCTGAAGGCGCATGGGGCGCAGAAGCGCGCCAATGGCGATCCGTATTTCTCCCACCCGCTGGAAGTGGCGGGCATTCTGACCGGTCTTCGACTCGATACTGCCTCCATCGTCACCGCGCTGCTGCATGATGTGATTGAGGATACCGAGGTTAAACTCCCGGATATCGAAAAAGCCTTCGGCAAGGAAATTGGGCGGCTGGTCAATGGCGTGACCAAGCTGACGCGCATCGAACTTCAGTCCGATCAGACCAAACAGGCGGAAAACTTCCGTAAATTCGTGCTGGCGATGTCGGAAGACATCCGCGTGCTGCTGGTGAAGCTGGCCGACCGGCTGCACAATATGCGCACGCTGAATTTCATTCCGAAGCCGGAAAAGCGTTCGCGTATCGCCGCGGAAACCCTGGAAATCTACGCACCGCTTGCCGACCGCATCGGCATGCAGAAAATCAAGGACGAGCTGGAGGATTTGGCCTTCGCGCAGCTTAATACCGAAGCGCGCGACTCCATCGTCAAGCGGCTTGAATATCTGCGCGGCGGTGGGCAAGATCTTATTCAGAAGATCATTGCGGAATTACAGGCTAAACTGACAGAGTCGGGCATTCAGGCCAAGGTGAAGGGGCGGGAAAAAGCGCCTTATTCCATCTGGCGTAAGATGCAGCATAAGAATATCGCCTTCGAGCAATTGTCGGATATCATCGCCTTCCGCGTCGTCGTGCCATCGGCGGAAAAATGTTACGAGGCGCTGGGCGTGCTGCACGCGCTTTATCCCAGCGTGCCGGGGCGGTTTAAGGATTATATCTCCACCCCCAAGCCGAACGGGTATCGCTCGATCCATACCGGCGTGATCGGGCCGCAGCGCCAGCGCATCGAAGTGCAAATCCGCACCGATGCGATGGACGAGGTGGCCGAATACGGCGTGGCCGCCCATTGGCACTATAAGCGCCAAGGCGGGTCCGATCAGGTCTTGGAAGGGGCCGATCAGGGCGCGGGCAGCATTATCCCAGCCCCGACCCTCGGTAGTGGTAAGAAATCGGAAGGCGCGCAATACCGCTGGCTGCGCGAGTTATTGGATATTCTCGAACACGCCTCCGGCCCGGAAGAGTTTCTGGAACATACCAAGCTCGAAATGTTCCAAGATCAGGTGTTCTGCTTCACGCCGAAAGGGGAATTGTTCCAACTGCCGCGCGGCGCCACGCCGGTCGATTTCGCCTATGCCGTCCATAGCCAGATCGGCGATACCTGCGTGGGCGCCAAGATCAACGGGCGCATCGTGCAGTTGCGCTCCGTCCTGCAAAACGGCGATCAGGTCGAAATCATCACGTCGAAGGGTCAAACCCCCTCGGCGGACTGGGAAGATTTCGTCGTCACCGGCAAGGCCAAGGCGCGCATCCGCCGCTATGTCCGCATCCAGCGCCGCGCGCAGTATATGACGCTCGGGCGCACGGTCATCGAAAAAGAATTCCGCCACGAAGGCTATGCCTTTACCGAAAAGGCGCTGGACGGGGTTCTGAAGACCCTGCAAGCCCCGACCATCGACGATCTCTATGCGATGGTCGGCGAGGGGCTGGTCACGGGGCGCGAGGTTATCCACACCGTCTTCCCCGGCACCAAACCGAGCGTGAAGAACCCCGCCTCGCCCATCGTCAAGCCGAAGCGGAAGGAGGGGGGCGGCGTTCCCCTGCGTGGGCTGATCCCCGGCATGGCCGTTCACTACGCCCGCTGCTGCCACCCGTTGCCGGGCGACCGCATCGTCGGCATCGTCACCACCGGCAAGGGCGTGACCGTCCATACCATCGACTGCGTGAACCTCGAAAGCTTTGCAGATACGCCTGAGCGCTGGATCGACGTGGCGTGGGAAACCGATGCCGCCCTGCCGGAGCATCATATCGGGCGCCTGCATATGATCGCGACGAACGAGCCGGGAACCATCGGCACGCTGGGCACTGTCATTGGCAAGAATCAGGGCAATATCACGAATCTAAAATTCGTAACGCGCTCCACCGATTTCTTCGAACTGCTGGTCGATGTGGAGGTGACGGACGTGCGCCACCTGACCAACATTATCGCGGCGCTGCGGGCAACGCCGTCGATTAACTCGGTCGATCGGGCGCGGGGGTAG
- the folK gene encoding 2-amino-4-hydroxy-6-hydroxymethyldihydropteridine diphosphokinase, whose amino-acid sequence MTATEKSILIALGSNLSHPDWGAPPLILAAAINFLEKAEIYTRARSSIWSSAAWPDPRDPRYANAVIAVETPLPSDQLLDRLHAIEAAFGRDRSAVNAPRTLDLDLLAYGREVRAGPRAPILPHPRLQERGFVLRPLAEICPSWRHPVSGQGVAALLAALDPADDCRLWSAA is encoded by the coding sequence ATGACCGCAACAGAGAAATCAATTCTGATCGCACTCGGATCGAATTTGTCTCATCCTGATTGGGGCGCCCCGCCGTTAATCCTGGCTGCTGCGATTAACTTTTTAGAGAAAGCGGAAATTTATACACGCGCCCGCTCCTCGATCTGGAGTTCGGCGGCTTGGCCGGACCCGCGCGATCCGCGCTATGCCAACGCCGTGATTGCGGTCGAAACCCCCCTACCGTCCGACCAATTGTTAGACCGGTTACACGCGATTGAGGCGGCGTTTGGGCGCGACCGCAGCGCCGTCAATGCGCCCCGGACCCTCGATCTCGATTTGCTGGCCTATGGCCGCGAAGTCCGCGCCGGGCCGCGGGCGCCGATTTTGCCGCACCCACGCCTGCAAGAACGTGGGTTCGTGCTGCGTCCGCTCGCGGAAATCTGCCCGTCCTGGCGTCATCCGGTCAGCGGGCAGGGGGTGGCGGCGCTTCTGGCGGCGCTCGATCCTGCCGATGATTGTCGGCTTTGGTCGGCGGCATGA
- the metH gene encoding methionine synthase, whose product MADFLTALKQRVLLCDGGTGALVQAMDLDLERDFLGQENCTEVLNKSRPDIVREIHGNYYGAGSDVVQTNSFGGSPLTLAEFGLQDEAFEINRLAASHANDTRDQFKADGRQRFILGSIGPGTRLPSLGHIDYQSLEDSFHIQAAGLIAGGVDGVLIETCQDPLQIKAAVNGTKRARKEAARAVPLLVQVTVETTGTLLVGADIAAAATVIHSLDVDVMGLNCATGPQEMAEHVKWLGENWPGLISVQPNAGLPELVDGKTHYPLSPQELATWLERFIREDGINMVGGCCGTRPDHIRALDGMLRRLDPQTGNSIGRPVPKARVPQWVPSVASLYSAVPLRQENAYLSIGERCNANGSKKFRELQEAGDWDGCVAMAREQVKEGSHTLDLCTAFVGRNEVEDMTQAVSRMRGSVNAPLVIDSTELPVLEAALKLYGGKAILNSINFEDGEGPAEKRMELAKRFGAAVVALTIDEEGMAKDVERKLEIARRLYDFAVNRYGLPASDLMFDPLTFTICTGNEDDRKLGLWTLDAIERIATEMPECQIVLGLSNISFGLNPAARHVLNSVFLDHAVRRGMTGAIVHLSKITPLHKIPEEEVRVAEDLIFDRRREGYDPLQAFIALFEGRQSAAKVAKKRAETVEERLKDRIIDGDRLGLEEDLAEAMKAHPPLDIINIFLLDGMKVVGELFGAGKMQLPFVLQSAETMKTAVAYLEPFMEKIEGQEKGTIVLATVKGDVHDIGKNLVDIILTNNGYRVVNLGIKQPIATIIQATKEHKADAIGMSGLLVKSTVIMKDNLEELRREGLETPVLLGGAALTRKFVEEDCVTAYGGKGVAYARDAFDGLALMDKVVGGSFESHVAETQEKRANRPTNTKRILGQAANAERRPVDAEEIRLRRQELNRDVTPPVPPFWGPRVLARVPAATLVPYLNETMLFQFQWGFRKMGKSLDEFKAWAAQEVKPILKRMLDLCAAEEILQPQAVYGYWKCAGDGNDVVLFEEDGVTEAGRFTLPRQAGDQGLCIADFFRDIHDPQRDVIGLQVVTMGQKVADTARAWFAENRYQDYLYLHGLGVEMAEAMAEYVHKRIRGELGFAAEDDRDMEKMLKQGYRGSRYSFGYPACPNLADQHLLMKLLNGQQIGVDLSDEDQLHPEQSTSAIVVLHPQAKYFSV is encoded by the coding sequence ATGGCCGATTTTCTGACCGCGCTCAAGCAACGGGTTTTGCTCTGCGATGGCGGCACCGGGGCGCTGGTGCAGGCGATGGACCTCGATCTGGAGCGGGATTTCCTGGGGCAGGAGAACTGCACCGAGGTTCTGAACAAGTCGCGCCCGGATATCGTCCGCGAGATTCACGGCAATTACTATGGTGCCGGGTCGGACGTGGTGCAAACCAACAGCTTCGGCGGGTCGCCGCTGACCCTGGCAGAATTCGGTCTGCAAGACGAAGCTTTCGAGATCAACCGCCTCGCTGCTAGCCACGCTAACGATACGCGCGACCAATTTAAGGCCGATGGGCGCCAACGCTTCATCCTCGGCTCTATCGGGCCTGGCACGCGGCTGCCCAGCCTCGGGCATATCGATTATCAGAGCCTTGAGGATAGTTTCCACATTCAAGCCGCCGGGCTGATTGCCGGTGGTGTGGATGGCGTGTTGATCGAGACCTGCCAAGACCCGTTGCAGATCAAGGCGGCGGTCAATGGCACCAAACGCGCCCGCAAAGAGGCGGCGCGCGCCGTACCGCTGCTGGTGCAGGTGACGGTCGAAACCACGGGCACGCTGCTGGTCGGCGCCGATATTGCGGCGGCGGCAACGGTCATTCATTCACTCGATGTGGATGTTATGGGGCTTAACTGCGCCACCGGCCCGCAGGAAATGGCCGAGCATGTGAAATGGCTGGGCGAAAACTGGCCGGGCCTGATTTCCGTCCAGCCCAACGCGGGCCTGCCGGAGCTGGTGGACGGCAAGACCCATTACCCGCTGTCCCCGCAGGAACTCGCGACGTGGCTCGAACGCTTCATCCGCGAGGACGGCATTAATATGGTCGGCGGCTGCTGCGGCACGCGCCCCGACCATATCCGCGCGCTCGATGGCATGCTGCGGCGGCTCGATCCGCAAACGGGTAACTCCATCGGTCGCCCGGTGCCGAAAGCGCGGGTGCCGCAGTGGGTGCCGTCGGTCGCCTCGCTTTATTCAGCCGTGCCGCTGCGCCAGGAAAACGCCTATCTGTCCATCGGCGAACGCTGCAATGCCAATGGTTCCAAGAAGTTCCGCGAGCTTCAGGAAGCGGGCGATTGGGATGGTTGCGTCGCGATGGCGCGCGAACAGGTAAAGGAAGGCTCCCACACCCTCGACCTTTGCACCGCCTTTGTTGGGCGGAACGAGGTGGAGGATATGACCCAGGCCGTCAGCCGCATGCGCGGGTCGGTGAATGCGCCGTTGGTGATCGATTCGACCGAACTGCCGGTGCTGGAAGCGGCGCTGAAGCTCTATGGTGGCAAGGCGATCCTCAACTCCATCAACTTCGAAGACGGCGAGGGTCCGGCGGAAAAACGCATGGAACTGGCCAAGCGCTTCGGAGCTGCCGTAGTGGCGCTGACGATCGACGAAGAGGGCATGGCGAAGGATGTAGAGCGGAAGCTCGAGATCGCCCGCCGCCTCTATGATTTCGCCGTCAACCGCTATGGGTTACCCGCGTCGGACCTGATGTTCGACCCGTTGACCTTCACCATCTGCACGGGGAACGAGGACGACCGTAAGCTAGGCCTCTGGACGCTGGACGCCATTGAGCGGATCGCGACGGAAATGCCCGAGTGCCAGATCGTCCTAGGGCTGTCCAATATCTCCTTCGGGCTTAATCCCGCTGCGCGGCACGTATTGAACTCGGTCTTTCTTGACCATGCCGTGCGGCGTGGGATGACGGGGGCGATTGTGCATCTTTCTAAGATCACGCCGCTGCATAAGATCCCCGAAGAAGAGGTGAGGGTCGCCGAAGACCTGATCTTCGACCGCCGCCGCGAGGGCTATGACCCGCTGCAGGCCTTTATTGCCCTTTTTGAAGGGCGGCAATCGGCGGCCAAAGTGGCGAAGAAGCGCGCTGAAACGGTGGAAGAGCGCCTGAAAGACCGGATCATCGACGGCGACCGCCTGGGGCTGGAAGAGGATCTGGCCGAGGCGATGAAGGCGCATCCACCGCTCGATATTATCAACATCTTCCTGCTCGACGGCATGAAGGTGGTCGGCGAGTTGTTCGGCGCGGGCAAGATGCAGCTTCCCTTCGTGCTGCAATCGGCTGAAACCATGAAAACCGCCGTCGCCTACCTCGAACCCTTTATGGAAAAGATCGAAGGGCAGGAAAAGGGCACCATCGTCCTGGCAACCGTGAAGGGCGATGTGCACGACATCGGCAAGAATCTCGTCGATATCATTCTGACCAACAATGGCTATCGGGTGGTCAACCTCGGGATTAAGCAGCCCATCGCGACCATCATTCAGGCGACCAAGGAGCATAAGGCCGACGCGATTGGCATGTCGGGCCTGTTGGTGAAATCCACGGTCATCATGAAGGATAATCTCGAAGAATTGCGCCGCGAGGGGTTGGAGACGCCGGTGCTGCTCGGCGGGGCCGCGCTCACGCGGAAATTCGTCGAGGAAGATTGCGTCACCGCTTACGGCGGCAAGGGCGTCGCCTATGCCCGCGACGCCTTCGATGGGCTGGCGCTGATGGATAAGGTGGTTGGCGGTAGTTTTGAAAGCCACGTCGCGGAAACTCAGGAAAAGCGTGCCAACCGCCCGACGAATACCAAGCGCATTCTGGGCCAGGCCGCCAATGCCGAACGCCGCCCGGTGGATGCCGAGGAAATCCGCCTGCGCCGCCAAGAATTAAACCGCGATGTAACGCCGCCCGTGCCGCCGTTCTGGGGGCCGCGCGTGCTGGCGCGGGTGCCGGCGGCAACCCTGGTGCCTTACCTGAACGAAACCATGCTGTTCCAGTTCCAATGGGGCTTCCGCAAGATGGGGAAGAGCTTGGACGAGTTCAAAGCCTGGGCGGCGCAGGAAGTGAAACCAATCTTAAAGCGCATGCTGGATCTTTGCGCGGCCGAGGAGATTCTTCAGCCCCAGGCTGTTTACGGCTATTGGAAATGCGCGGGCGACGGCAATGACGTCGTGCTGTTCGAGGAAGACGGGGTGACCGAAGCCGGGCGCTTTACGCTGCCGCGCCAGGCGGGCGACCAGGGCCTCTGCATCGCCGATTTCTTCCGCGACATTCACGATCCGCAGCGCGACGTGATCGGACTGCAAGTGGTGACGATGGGGCAGAAGGTGGCGGATACGGCCCGGGCGTGGTTTGCCGAGAACCGTTATCAGGATTACCTCTACCTCCACGGCCTTGGTGTGGAGATGGCCGAAGCGATGGCCGAATATGTCCATAAGCGCATCCGGGGCGAGCTTGGCTTTGCAGCGGAAGATGACCGCGATATGGAAAAAATGTTGAAACAAGGGTATCGCGGCAGCCGCTATTCCTTTGGCTATCCGGCCTGTCCTAATCTTGCCGATCAGCATCTTCTGATGAAACTTCTGAACGGTCAGCAGATCGGCGTCGATCTGTCGGACGAAGATCAGCTTCATCCCGAACAGTCAACCTCCGCCATTGTCGTGCTACACCCGCAAGCGAAGTATTTCTCGGTGTAG
- the rpoZ gene encoding DNA-directed RNA polymerase subunit omega translates to MARVTVEDCVQKVPNRFELVMLAAQRARDIASGMPISVDRDNDKNPVIALREIAEEKLDNEVLRNSLVRGHQKTFEADEPEEEIVDFIQSEQELARNMAVNDVLGGDDADEDAAEGDEAIVADDEGDA, encoded by the coding sequence ATGGCCCGCGTTACCGTTGAAGATTGCGTTCAAAAGGTTCCCAACCGCTTCGAACTCGTGATGCTGGCGGCGCAGCGCGCCCGGGATATTGCCAGCGGCATGCCGATTTCGGTGGATCGCGACAACGATAAGAACCCGGTCATCGCCCTGCGCGAAATCGCCGAAGAAAAGCTGGATAACGAAGTGCTGCGCAACTCGCTGGTGCGCGGCCATCAGAAGACGTTTGAAGCTGACGAGCCGGAAGAAGAGATCGTCGATTTCATCCAGTCGGAACAGGAACTCGCCCGCAATATGGCCGTCAACGACGTGCTGGGCGGTGATGATGCCGATGAAGACGCGGCGGAAGGCGATGAAGCCATCGTCGCGGATGACGAAGGCGACGCCTAA
- a CDS encoding ArsR/SmtB family transcription factor, which translates to MTDLEPLDLLLERLRAAAEETRLRLLVLCADSELTVSDLTAILGQSQPRVSRHLKVLCDAGLLERFREGSWAFFRLSQRGLGATLARSLVERLSLQDDQIALDLERLHAVKQARAESAARYFDDNAADWDRIRVLHVAENEVEAAVLGRLGPGPFGDILDIGTGTGRLLELMAPRAERAIGLDLSREMLALARANLDRAGLKNCSVRQGDLYALPFPAGSFDAVTLHQVLHFLEDPAAAVAEAARVLRPGGKLIVVDFAPHDLEELRDRHAHRRLGFPQADVDAWTAAAGLDVEESQVLPGKPLTVILWSAQSKCATPTRSPVKEALS; encoded by the coding sequence ATGACCGATTTGGAACCCCTCGACCTGCTTCTGGAGCGCCTGCGTGCGGCGGCGGAAGAGACCCGTTTGCGCCTGCTGGTGCTCTGCGCCGATTCAGAACTGACGGTCAGCGACCTTACGGCGATCCTCGGGCAAAGCCAGCCCCGCGTCTCGCGCCATTTAAAAGTGCTCTGCGATGCCGGGCTGTTGGAGCGGTTTCGCGAAGGCTCCTGGGCGTTCTTCCGCCTCAGCCAGCGCGGTTTAGGCGCGACACTCGCCCGCTCGTTGGTTGAACGCCTGTCTTTGCAGGACGATCAAATCGCGCTCGATCTTGAGCGGCTGCATGCGGTCAAGCAAGCGCGGGCGGAAAGTGCGGCGCGCTACTTCGATGATAATGCCGCCGATTGGGACCGTATCCGTGTTCTGCATGTTGCGGAAAACGAGGTGGAAGCGGCGGTGCTCGGGCGTTTGGGGCCGGGACCGTTCGGCGATATTCTCGACATCGGCACCGGCACCGGGCGGCTGCTGGAGCTGATGGCGCCGCGCGCCGAGCGGGCTATCGGCCTTGATCTCTCGCGCGAAATGCTGGCTTTGGCCCGCGCTAACCTCGATAGGGCCGGGCTAAAGAATTGTTCGGTGCGCCAGGGCGATCTTTACGCGTTGCCGTTTCCGGCGGGCAGTTTCGATGCCGTTACCCTGCATCAGGTGCTGCATTTCCTTGAAGACCCGGCGGCGGCAGTTGCCGAGGCGGCGCGCGTGCTGCGCCCGGGCGGCAAGCTGATCGTCGTTGATTTCGCGCCCCACGATCTTGAGGAACTGCGCGACCGCCACGCGCACCGCCGCCTAGGGTTTCCGCAAGCCGATGTGGACGCCTGGACCGCAGCAGCGGGTCTGGATGTCGAAGAATCCCAGGTTCTGCCCGGCAAACCGCTTACCGTCATTCTATGGTCAGCCCAGTCCAAGTGTGCGACCCCGACCCGTTCTCCCGTGAAAGAGGCCCTGTCATGA
- the metF gene encoding methylenetetrahydrofolate reductase [NAD(P)H]: MSDDLAISFEFFPPKTPEMEVSLWNAVEKLAPLAPSFVSVTYGAGGSTRERTHATVRRIRQETKLEPAAHLTCVAATRAEIDAIARDYWASGVRHIVALRGDTPTGGPYEATPGGYAYAADLVEGLKRIAPFEISVAAYPEGHPEARSLDADLDVLKRKVDAGATRAITQYFFDVDVFTRFLERARAAGISIPIVPGILPVTNVAQVLKFSKACGTSVPQWLADTFEGLDADPETRKLVAASVAAEQVLKLRAEGISEFHFYTLNRAELTLALCRRLGVRAPAAV, translated from the coding sequence ATGAGCGACGATCTCGCCATTTCCTTCGAGTTTTTCCCGCCGAAAACGCCGGAGATGGAAGTCTCGCTGTGGAACGCGGTGGAAAAGCTGGCCCCGCTGGCGCCGAGCTTCGTTTCCGTCACCTATGGCGCAGGCGGGTCGACGCGGGAACGGACCCACGCCACTGTGCGCCGCATTCGCCAGGAAACCAAGCTGGAGCCGGCGGCCCATCTCACCTGCGTTGCCGCGACGCGGGCGGAGATTGACGCGATTGCCCGCGACTATTGGGCGTCCGGCGTGCGCCATATCGTTGCCCTGCGCGGCGATACCCCCACTGGCGGGCCCTATGAAGCAACGCCGGGCGGGTACGCCTATGCCGCCGATCTGGTCGAAGGTCTAAAGCGCATCGCCCCCTTCGAAATCTCCGTCGCCGCCTATCCCGAAGGCCACCCGGAAGCCCGGTCCCTCGATGCCGATCTTGACGTGCTGAAGCGCAAAGTGGACGCCGGGGCGACGCGGGCCATCACGCAATATTTCTTCGATGTCGATGTATTTACCCGCTTTCTGGAGCGCGCGCGCGCGGCAGGAATCAGCATTCCTATCGTGCCGGGCATTCTGCCGGTCACCAATGTCGCGCAGGTGCTGAAGTTTTCGAAAGCCTGCGGCACATCGGTCCCGCAGTGGCTGGCCGATACGTTCGAAGGGTTGGATGCCGACCCCGAGACGCGCAAGCTGGTCGCGGCCTCCGTCGCGGCGGAACAGGTGCTGAAGCTGCGCGCCGAGGGGATTTCGGAGTTTCATTTCTACACGCTGAACCGGGCGGAACTTACGCTCGCGCTTTGCCGCCGCCTGGGTGTTCGCGCCCCCGCCGCTGTATAA